From the genome of Papaver somniferum cultivar HN1 chromosome 2, ASM357369v1, whole genome shotgun sequence, one region includes:
- the LOC113351710 gene encoding uncharacterized protein LOC113351710 encodes MATLKDLASPQLNTQPLCIQLHEEIELKPTFLNSLPKFHGLAGEDPNRHLQEFHMVLVSVKPKEVGTDDAMLRAFPFSLVDMAKEWFYSLPAGSITTWNGMKKLFLEKTMIDAASDGALVDKTPAQARALIENMASNSQQFSTRSETLFKKVNEVGEASHMEQRMCNMERMMQQISAVIVLSHESNMEHANAMYQNQQRPRYDPYSNTYNPGWRDHPNFSYANKQAAANPTFNQQGGYQFMQRPQQETQSTSVDEKFALMMQGMQEISKSVQGFNQFQQKSEMAMRDVQNQVSQLANDINLLKAQGSGKLPSQPLSHKENVDAIELRSGKQVNQPTTSSEHHESVLEHQEDETVPNKADLVTNFNSKPLVSTNVTSPPFPSRFAKSKKETLYKDIYEIFKNIQVNIPLLEAIRQVPRYTKFLKELCTNKHKLVGNEVMYVGENASAYLQKKLPPKLKDPDSDNQDTGIIIQLADRSTTYPKRVVGDVLVQVNELIFPANFYVLEMRDEYSPSFTPLLLGRPFMRTARTKFDVFKGTISMEFDGEPISFNIFEAMKYPSDVHSCFSVDVIDSLSQQVFELDGDALEKSI; translated from the exons ATGGCAACACTCAAGGATCTCGCATCACCACAATTGAACACTCAACCTTTGTGTATTCAATTGCACGAAGAAATTGAGTTGAAACCAACTTTTCTCAACTCATTGCCCAAGTTCCATGGTTTAGCGGGGGAAGATCCAAACCGTCATCTCCAAGAATTTCACATGGTACTTGTAAGTGTGAAGCCAAAGGAAGTTGGAACCGATGATGCTATGCTTAGAGCATTCCCATTTTCTCTTGTGGATATGGCAAAGGAGTGGTTTTACAGTCTCCCAGCAGGTAGTATTACTACATGGAACGgtatgaagaaactctttcttgagaA GACAATGATTGATGCTGCAAGCGATGGAGCTTTAGTTGACAAGACACCCGCACAAGCAAGAGCTTTGATTGAGAATATGGCATCTAATTCGCAGCAATTCTCCACCCGATCAGAAACTCTTTTTAAGAAGGTTAATGAGGTTGGTGAAGCTTCTCATATGGAACAAAGGATGTGTAATATGGAGAGGATGATGCAACAAATTTCTGCAGTGATTGTTCTATCGCATGAAAGCAATATGGAGCACGCAAATGCTatgtaccaaaatcagcaaaggCCGAGGTATGATCCGTACTCCAACACATACAATCCGGGTTGGCGAGATCATCCAAATTTCAGCTACGCCAACAAGCAAGCTGCAGCAAATCCTACTTTCAATCAACAAGGAGGCTATCAATTCATGCAAAGACCACAACAAGAAACTCAAAGCACAAGTGTGGATGAAAAATTTGCTCTTATGATGCAAGGTATGCAAGAGATTTCAAAGTCAGTGCAAGGGTTCAACCAATTCCAGCAGAAATCCGAGATGGCTATGAGAGATGTGCAAAACCAAGTTAGTCAATTGGCTAATGATATAAATCTACTCAAAGCACAAGGGTCTGGAAAACTTCCTTCGCAACCGTTGAGCCATAAAGAGAACGTCGATGCTATTGAGCTAAGAAGTGGGAAGCAAGTAAATCAACCGACAACATCATCGGAGCACCATGAATCTGTTTTGGAGCACCAAGAGGATGAAACAGTCCCTAACAAGGCTGATTTGGTAACAAATTTTAActctaaacctcttgtttctacTAATGTCACTTCTCCTCCTTTTCCTAGTAGGTTTGCAAAGTCCAAGAAGGAGACACTATACAAGGATATTTATGAGATCTTTAAGAATATTCAAGTGAACATACCACTTCTTGAGGCGATAAGGCAAGTTCCTCGCTACACAAAGTTTTtaaaggaattgtgcactaacaagcacaaatTGGTCGGTAATGAAGTTATGTATGTGGGTGAGAATGCTTCCGCGTATCTTCAAAAGAAACTTCCACCAAAATTGAAGGATCCCGATAGTGACAACCAG GATACCGGTATTATTATTCAACTTGCTGATAGGTCCACTACTTACCCGAAAAGGGTTGTGGGAGATGTTTTAGTGCAGGTTAACGAGCTTATTTTTCCTGCAAATTTTTATGTTCTAGAAATGAGGGATGAATATTCACCCTCGTTTACACCTTTGCTGTTGGGTAGACCTTTCATGAGAACTGCTAGAACTAAATTTGATGTCTTTAAAGGCACAATAAGTATGGAGTTTGACGGTGAACccataagtttcaacatctttGAGGCTATGAAATATCCTAGTGACGTACATTCCTGTTTTTCGGTTGATGTGATAGATTCTTTGTCTCAACAAGTGTTTGAGTTAGACGGTGATGCATTAGAGAAATCCATATGA